A region from the Salifodinibacter halophilus genome encodes:
- the pdxY gene encoding pyridoxal kinase — protein sequence MINQEPSVVSIQSQLVFGHAGNSAAMLPLELAGIPVSAVPTVLFSNTPRYASMAGDVIDPEQIGVLLDALLERQPPRRTRAIISGYLGAAGPVSRIARFVEQVKADNADCPYVLDPVIGSWEAGDIADQETFAGIRDTLLPLANLVVPNDYELERLTGLPTRTPNAAKTAAHQLIERGAREVVVTGVGASEADTLDCIAVTEHGAWRVETPRLPVQPVGTGDVVTALYTGARLQHQPPDQALSAAISGVFAAVQEQHARQLYELPLVQLGAGLTQPKRRFEAVAFA from the coding sequence ATGATCAATCAGGAACCGAGCGTGGTTTCGATCCAGTCGCAGCTTGTCTTTGGCCATGCCGGCAACAGCGCTGCTATGTTACCGCTCGAGCTTGCCGGCATCCCGGTTAGCGCGGTGCCGACTGTTTTGTTTAGCAACACCCCGCGCTATGCGTCGATGGCGGGAGATGTGATCGATCCGGAGCAGATCGGCGTGCTTCTCGACGCGCTGCTCGAGCGCCAACCTCCGCGCCGCACCCGCGCTATCATCAGTGGTTATCTCGGCGCGGCTGGTCCCGTAAGCCGGATAGCGCGTTTCGTCGAGCAGGTTAAAGCCGACAATGCTGACTGCCCCTATGTGCTCGATCCGGTCATCGGTAGTTGGGAGGCTGGTGATATCGCCGATCAGGAAACCTTCGCCGGTATCCGGGATACACTCTTGCCGCTCGCGAATCTCGTCGTCCCCAACGACTACGAACTCGAGCGCCTGACCGGTCTACCAACGAGAACGCCGAATGCGGCCAAGACGGCTGCTCATCAACTCATCGAGCGCGGCGCGCGTGAGGTCGTCGTAACTGGCGTTGGCGCATCTGAGGCCGACACGCTCGATTGCATCGCGGTAACCGAGCATGGGGCGTGGCGAGTCGAAACGCCGCGTCTACCGGTCCAGCCCGTCGGAACGGGCGACGTGGTCACCGCTTTGTACACCGGCGCACGCTTGCAGCATCAACCGCCGGATCAAGCGTTATCGGCTGCGATTTCTGGCGTTTTTGCCGCCGTCCAGGAGCAGCATGCTCGTCAATTGTATGAATTGCCCTTGGTTCAATTAGGCGCTGGATTGACGCAACCGAAGCGTCGTTTCGAAGCTGTCGCGTTTGCATGA
- the purM gene encoding phosphoribosylformylglycinamidine cyclo-ligase — MTDEQGLTYAEAGVDIDAGNELVTRIGTRVEATRRPEVLTGLGGFGGLFELPVDRYKRPVLVSATDGVGTKLRLAIEAQRYDTLGIDLVAMCANDVLVTGGEPLFFLDYYATAQLDTDVAAAVIDGIAAGCEQAGAALIGGETAEMPGMYQPGDFDLAGFCVGAVERDAIVDGSNVTAGDVVIGLASSGPHANGYSLIRRVIDEAGADLTDTLDNRPLVDHLMAPTRIYAHAVRQLQATVSMHAMAHVTGGGLADNLARVLPTEAAAQIHENRWERPAIFDWLAEHGGISADEMRRTFNNGIGFCVVVPAEQSDTALQALANAGETAQVIGEIEHQRADAPSVSIG; from the coding sequence GTGACTGACGAACAGGGCCTGACCTACGCCGAAGCGGGCGTTGATATCGACGCAGGTAATGAATTAGTTACCCGCATTGGCACGCGCGTCGAGGCGACGCGTCGGCCGGAAGTACTCACCGGACTCGGCGGTTTCGGCGGCTTGTTCGAGCTGCCTGTCGATCGCTACAAGCGACCTGTGCTGGTCTCGGCCACGGACGGCGTCGGCACCAAGCTTCGGCTGGCGATCGAGGCCCAGCGGTATGACACGCTCGGCATCGACCTGGTGGCGATGTGCGCCAACGACGTGCTCGTAACGGGTGGCGAGCCTCTATTCTTCCTGGATTATTACGCAACGGCGCAGCTCGACACGGACGTGGCGGCCGCCGTGATCGACGGCATTGCCGCTGGCTGTGAGCAAGCCGGAGCCGCATTAATCGGCGGCGAAACCGCTGAGATGCCGGGAATGTATCAACCCGGCGATTTCGACCTGGCGGGTTTTTGTGTGGGCGCGGTCGAGCGTGACGCCATCGTCGACGGCAGTAACGTAACCGCAGGTGATGTCGTTATCGGTTTGGCCAGCAGTGGGCCGCACGCCAACGGCTATTCCCTGATCCGGCGCGTCATTGACGAGGCCGGTGCTGACCTAACCGATACACTCGACAATCGGCCGCTTGTCGATCATCTGATGGCACCGACACGCATCTACGCCCACGCGGTACGCCAGCTACAAGCCACTGTATCCATGCACGCCATGGCGCATGTGACCGGCGGCGGCCTGGCCGATAATCTGGCGCGCGTACTGCCGACCGAAGCGGCGGCGCAGATTCACGAAAATCGCTGGGAACGACCGGCCATTTTCGACTGGTTGGCTGAGCACGGCGGAATCAGCGCCGATGAAATGCGGCGCACCTTCAACAACGGCATCGGTTTCTGCGTGGTCGTGCCCGCCGAGCAGAGCGACACGGCTTTGCAAGCATTAGCCAATGCCGGCGAAACGGCACAGGTGATCGGCGAAATCGAGCATCAACGCGCCGACGCACCGTCGGTGTCCATCGGCTGA
- a CDS encoding phosphoribosylglycinamide formyltransferase, with amino-acid sequence MTRHARLAVVASGRGRNLQAIQHTIEQGGLDATIVGVFSNRRRAPALAFAADRGLHHFALKPKRFHDRAAFDVALAEAVAAVDPDWVILAGYMRILTPKFIDRFSGRLVNIHPSLLPAYKGLDTHARALAAGETVHGASVHIVTDELDAGPVIRQGYIHTADDDTPETLGERVMSRVEQQIYPAALAELSSGRVVYRDGGIIRDGQPQKEAPNDCYDAD; translated from the coding sequence TTGACCCGGCACGCACGTCTAGCAGTCGTGGCCTCGGGCCGCGGCCGGAACCTGCAAGCGATCCAGCACACGATCGAGCAAGGTGGGCTCGATGCAACGATCGTCGGGGTGTTTTCGAACCGCCGTCGCGCGCCCGCGCTTGCGTTTGCGGCTGACCGCGGGCTTCACCATTTCGCCCTCAAGCCGAAGCGGTTTCACGATCGTGCCGCATTCGACGTGGCACTTGCCGAAGCCGTCGCGGCCGTCGATCCGGACTGGGTCATCCTCGCCGGCTATATGCGGATTCTGACGCCGAAGTTCATCGACCGGTTCTCAGGTCGTCTGGTCAACATCCATCCTTCGCTGCTGCCAGCCTACAAAGGGCTGGATACGCACGCCCGCGCGCTTGCCGCCGGTGAGACCGTCCACGGTGCGAGTGTGCATATCGTTACCGACGAGCTCGACGCCGGGCCTGTCATCCGGCAAGGCTATATCCACACCGCAGACGACGATACACCCGAAACGCTGGGCGAGCGGGTAATGAGTCGCGTTGAACAGCAAATCTATCCGGCCGCGCTCGCTGAACTGAGTAGCGGGCGTGTGGTCTATAGAGACGGCGGCATCATCCGCGACGGCCAGCCGCAAAAGGAAGCACCGAATGACTGCTACGACGCCGATTAG
- a CDS encoding DUF3108 domain-containing protein, whose amino-acid sequence MTATTPIRRLTIHIAYGLALFVTTTGAALANTAATTPFIGHFKVSRSGLGLGTAKFHLRPGDKPGCYVYTGRADPNALAKMFIGRITEKSRFCMRDGQIRPQYFKHHIDGAKDDSFTLNFDWSKHVVRYENEQGQTRTMRFDDQVLDPLSLQIAARRWLMNAQDPSELGTRTFTLVDENKIKPYQLKVTPAPDISVPAGTFQVLKLKRTNDNHPLTFWLSKKHDWIPVRVHKSAGSSSYQMDINKLIVDGANAG is encoded by the coding sequence ATGACTGCTACGACGCCGATTAGGCGCCTGACAATACATATCGCTTACGGCCTGGCACTTTTCGTGACCACGACCGGAGCCGCACTTGCCAACACCGCCGCGACCACACCCTTCATTGGCCACTTCAAGGTCAGCCGCAGCGGACTCGGTCTCGGCACGGCGAAGTTTCATCTACGGCCCGGCGACAAGCCTGGTTGCTACGTCTACACCGGCCGCGCTGACCCTAATGCACTGGCTAAGATGTTCATCGGCCGCATCACCGAAAAAAGCCGTTTCTGTATGCGCGATGGCCAAATCCGGCCACAGTATTTCAAACACCATATCGACGGCGCGAAAGACGACAGCTTCACGCTGAATTTCGACTGGTCGAAACACGTCGTCCGCTACGAAAACGAGCAAGGCCAGACCCGGACCATGCGTTTCGACGATCAGGTGCTAGATCCGCTATCGCTGCAGATCGCGGCCCGGCGTTGGCTCATGAATGCCCAAGATCCATCCGAACTCGGCACACGCACGTTCACGCTCGTCGACGAAAACAAGATCAAGCCATATCAACTCAAGGTTACGCCTGCGCCCGACATCTCCGTGCCCGCCGGCACGTTCCAGGTGCTCAAGCTCAAGCGGACCAATGACAACCATCCGCTGACCTTCTGGCTGTCGAAAAAGCACGACTGGATCCCGGTCCGCGTTCACAAATCCGCGGGCAGCAGCTCGTACCAGATGGACATCAACAAGTTGATCGTGGACGGCGCAAACGCCGGCTGA
- a CDS encoding dCTP deaminase gives MSIKSDRWIRRMAENNGLIEPFSPSQIKHAAGERIVSYGVSSYGYDVRCSPYFKIFTNINTAVVDPKSFDSRSFQDFEGETCIIPPNSFALASTIEYFRIPRNVLTICLGKSTYARCGIIVNVTPLEPEWEGHVTLEFSNTTTLPAKIYANEGVAQMLFLESDEVCETSYADRGGKYQGQQGVTLPRA, from the coding sequence ATGAGTATTAAGTCCGACCGTTGGATCCGACGGATGGCCGAAAACAACGGTTTGATCGAGCCGTTTTCGCCGTCGCAGATCAAGCACGCCGCCGGTGAACGTATCGTGTCCTACGGCGTGTCGAGCTACGGCTACGACGTGCGTTGTTCGCCGTATTTCAAGATATTTACCAACATCAACACCGCGGTGGTCGATCCCAAGTCGTTCGATTCACGGAGTTTCCAGGATTTCGAGGGCGAGACGTGCATCATCCCGCCGAATTCGTTTGCACTGGCTTCGACCATTGAGTATTTCCGTATTCCACGCAATGTGTTGACGATCTGTCTCGGTAAATCGACTTATGCCCGCTGCGGCATCATCGTCAATGTCACACCGCTCGAACCGGAGTGGGAAGGCCACGTCACGCTGGAATTCTCGAATACCACGACGTTGCCGGCCAAGATCTACGCCAATGAAGGCGTGGCCCAGATGTTGTTCCTGGAATCCGATGAGGTCTGCGAGACTTCGTATGCCGATCGCGGTGGCAAATACCAGGGCCAACAGGGAGTCACGCTGCCGCGCGCTTGA
- a CDS encoding glycosyltransferase has product MQLVGGLAAGVAFVYTAAAAILVRRGPPAPRQKPRPQPPVTILKPLCGQEQGLEDCLRSFCTQDYPQYQIVFGVADANDPALTVVERLQATFDSPMIDVVVDPTQHGSNRKVSNLLNMLPRAAHDTLIVADSDIRVDSDYLERIIATLNTHPRAVVTCAYRAFPGPSIWSRLGALFVNGWFLPSVLISQRLGQTSFGFGSTLAFNRSMLDSAGGFQAVADELADDHALTERVAQETGESAVLSDYVVETVADEPTLSAMLAHETRWMRTIRLLASRRYCLTILSFGLPVTCIAIGLGYTSPVVWALVTLTAVSRIDLHRTQAHRLGHSPWRDLWLLPVRGVLNGFVWLCGFGRRAVDWRGRQYAVDSTGTLQHNPRD; this is encoded by the coding sequence TTGCAATTGGTTGGCGGTCTGGCTGCCGGCGTGGCGTTCGTCTATACCGCTGCCGCCGCCATCCTGGTGCGGCGCGGTCCGCCGGCGCCGCGCCAGAAACCACGGCCGCAACCACCGGTCACGATCTTGAAGCCCTTGTGCGGCCAAGAGCAGGGGCTCGAAGATTGCCTACGGAGTTTCTGCACGCAGGACTACCCGCAATATCAAATCGTGTTCGGCGTTGCCGACGCCAATGACCCAGCGCTGACTGTCGTTGAACGGCTTCAGGCGACATTCGATTCGCCAATGATCGATGTCGTGGTCGATCCAACGCAGCACGGCAGCAATCGCAAAGTCAGCAACCTACTCAACATGCTACCGCGCGCCGCTCACGACACGCTGATCGTCGCCGACAGCGACATCCGCGTCGATAGCGATTATCTCGAGCGCATCATCGCCACACTGAACACGCATCCACGCGCCGTGGTGACCTGCGCCTATCGCGCGTTTCCCGGCCCGTCGATTTGGTCACGCCTGGGTGCGTTATTCGTCAACGGCTGGTTTCTACCATCGGTTCTAATCAGCCAGCGACTAGGCCAGACCTCTTTCGGTTTCGGATCCACCCTCGCGTTCAACCGCTCGATGCTCGACAGCGCCGGCGGATTCCAAGCGGTGGCCGACGAGCTGGCCGACGACCATGCGCTAACCGAACGGGTAGCTCAAGAAACGGGCGAATCGGCGGTCTTATCAGATTACGTCGTCGAAACCGTCGCGGACGAGCCTACACTGAGCGCGATGCTGGCACACGAAACACGCTGGATGCGCACCATCCGCCTGCTGGCCAGCCGGCGTTATTGCTTAACCATCTTATCGTTCGGTCTGCCGGTTACCTGCATCGCGATCGGGCTCGGCTACACTTCGCCGGTCGTCTGGGCGCTGGTCACGCTAACCGCCGTCAGCCGTATCGACCTGCATCGGACACAGGCACACAGACTGGGCCATTCGCCGTGGCGCGATCTGTGGTTGCTGCCGGTGCGCGGCGTATTGAACGGTTTCGTCTGGCTGTGTGGATTCGGCCGACGTGCTGTTGACTGGCGCGGCCGTCAATACGCTGTCGATTCGACCGGCACACTCCAGCACAACCCACGCGATTGA
- the hpnK gene encoding hopanoid biosynthesis-associated protein HpnK, which translates to MTNRVAITADDFGAHAEVNAAIEDAHQNGVLTTASLMVGAPATDQALAMAQRNPNLGVGLHLVLTDGQSCLPPSEIPGLVDKHGRFDNNMARAGARFAFDPFARRQLAAEIRAQFEAFAATGLTLDHVNTHKHFHVHPTIFRLIVEIGRDYGLHALRWPFEPAASSRAIGARVPLSEAVLMQPWLARMRRRIERAGLVHNDAVLGLATTGHTTTDVLTRLLGETGPGRTEIYLHPARINDWPGSPPDADHRGEYEALIAPGTRDALAAAGATPVTFGGL; encoded by the coding sequence ATGACGAACCGTGTCGCGATTACCGCTGATGATTTCGGTGCGCACGCCGAGGTCAACGCCGCCATTGAAGACGCCCACCAAAACGGCGTTCTGACCACGGCAAGTCTGATGGTCGGCGCGCCCGCAACCGATCAAGCGCTCGCGATGGCGCAACGCAACCCAAACCTGGGCGTGGGGCTGCATCTGGTTTTGACCGACGGCCAAAGTTGCCTGCCCCCAAGCGAAATTCCTGGACTCGTCGACAAGCACGGTCGCTTCGATAACAACATGGCGCGTGCCGGCGCACGCTTTGCGTTCGACCCGTTCGCCCGGCGCCAGCTCGCCGCCGAAATTCGCGCCCAGTTTGAAGCGTTTGCAGCCACTGGATTGACGCTGGACCACGTCAACACACACAAACATTTTCACGTACATCCAACGATTTTCCGGTTGATCGTCGAAATCGGCCGCGACTACGGCCTGCACGCGCTGCGCTGGCCATTCGAACCCGCCGCATCGAGCCGGGCAATCGGCGCGCGTGTCCCGCTGTCGGAAGCCGTATTGATGCAACCGTGGTTGGCCCGGATGCGCCGCCGCATCGAGCGCGCCGGACTCGTGCATAACGACGCCGTACTGGGCCTGGCCACGACCGGCCATACGACGACCGACGTGCTGACACGACTGCTCGGCGAAACCGGGCCGGGCCGGACCGAAATCTATCTGCATCCGGCACGTATCAACGATTGGCCTGGCAGCCCGCCGGATGCCGATCACCGCGGCGAATATGAAGCGCTGATCGCACCCGGGACACGCGACGCACTGGCCGCCGCCGGTGCCACGCCCGTAACTTTCGGCGGCTTGTAG
- a CDS encoding zinc-binding dehydrogenase, with protein MRVQQIQTFGDPSVFEAADIDTPTPGRGEILVRQMAASVNPVDTKIRANGPPIAPALPAVLGCDIAGTVEAVGPGVTRFAIGDAVYGCAGGMAGRGGAYAEFIAAEANLMAHAPTSLEWREAAALPLVVITAWEALIDRCCVKSGDHVLIHGGAGGVGNVAVQLAKAQGARVATTVSTEQKANIVRDLGADEIIYYRDEAVTDYVDRLTAGRGFDIVFDTTGGSDLATAFAGVRANGQVSTITAQYSADLTPMHLKSLSLHVVFMATRMLHGIDTNHHGAILDKVSALVAAGQLRPLVDSNRFTLADVGDAHRHLASGQAIGKIVIDIGA; from the coding sequence ATGCGCGTTCAACAGATCCAGACATTCGGCGATCCATCAGTATTCGAAGCAGCCGATATCGATACGCCCACGCCCGGGCGCGGCGAGATATTGGTTCGCCAGATGGCAGCCAGCGTCAACCCGGTCGACACCAAGATACGCGCCAACGGGCCACCGATTGCCCCCGCATTGCCAGCCGTGCTCGGCTGCGACATTGCCGGGACGGTGGAAGCTGTCGGCCCCGGCGTAACGCGTTTCGCCATCGGCGATGCCGTCTACGGCTGCGCCGGCGGCATGGCAGGCCGCGGTGGTGCTTACGCCGAGTTCATTGCCGCCGAAGCTAACCTCATGGCCCACGCACCGACTTCACTGGAGTGGCGCGAGGCCGCTGCCCTGCCACTGGTGGTCATTACCGCCTGGGAAGCATTGATCGACCGCTGCTGCGTCAAATCCGGCGACCATGTGCTCATCCACGGCGGCGCCGGCGGGGTCGGCAACGTGGCCGTGCAACTAGCCAAAGCCCAAGGGGCGCGCGTCGCAACCACGGTCTCCACCGAGCAAAAAGCCAACATCGTCCGCGACCTCGGCGCCGACGAGATCATCTATTACCGCGACGAAGCCGTGACCGATTACGTCGACCGACTGACGGCGGGGCGTGGCTTCGACATCGTGTTCGACACCACGGGCGGCTCGGATCTGGCCACTGCATTCGCCGGCGTACGCGCCAATGGGCAAGTCAGCACAATCACCGCACAGTATTCGGCCGATCTAACGCCGATGCACTTGAAAAGCCTGTCGCTGCATGTCGTGTTTATGGCCACGCGCATGCTCCACGGCATCGACACCAACCACCACGGCGCCATCCTCGACAAAGTCAGCGCTCTGGTGGCAGCCGGCCAACTCCGCCCGCTAGTCGACTCGAACCGGTTCACACTGGCCGATGTCGGCGACGCCCACCGCCACCTGGCATCTGGCCAAGCCATCGGCAAAATCGTAATCGATATCGGCGCTTAA
- a CDS encoding YeeE/YedE family protein, with translation MTLATTSPADAGLPPAPRVWPAAGAGLAAVVFAAVLFALEGGQQGVLFIVALGLGVALYHARFGFTSAFRQLMAVGHGERLRAHMLMLAVATALFAPLMAVGTTAFGGDLGGYISPLGASVAFGAFIFCVGMQLGGACASGSLYTVGSGQTSIILTLLGFVVGSVWGAHDFGFWLQPALVGPTISLADTSWGYAGGVLIQFLIIGSIVAATWLIERRLAPPHRAEPPHERGWRRALRGAWPLWGGALVLAVLNAATLWLSGRPWGITSAFALWGSQALSAVGGDPGSWYYWSEPHAGGLTTSILADRTSVMNIGIIVGAMAAAAWGGTFRITHDLPWRTIAARLIGGVLMGYGARIAFGCNIGAYFGGIASLSLHGWLWGIVGLGGTMVGLKLRPLFGMAVPRRNDTSV, from the coding sequence TTGACCTTGGCAACGACTTCTCCCGCCGATGCTGGTTTACCGCCGGCACCCCGGGTTTGGCCAGCCGCTGGTGCTGGTTTGGCCGCGGTTGTGTTCGCCGCCGTGCTGTTCGCGCTCGAAGGCGGGCAGCAGGGGGTGCTGTTCATTGTCGCGCTCGGGCTCGGCGTGGCGCTCTACCACGCGCGCTTTGGTTTTACCTCGGCGTTTCGCCAACTCATGGCGGTCGGCCATGGCGAGCGGCTGCGCGCGCATATGTTGATGCTGGCGGTGGCGACCGCGTTGTTTGCACCGCTGATGGCGGTCGGTACGACCGCGTTTGGCGGGGATCTTGGCGGCTATATATCGCCCCTCGGTGCCAGTGTCGCTTTCGGCGCGTTCATTTTTTGCGTGGGCATGCAACTCGGTGGTGCGTGTGCGTCGGGCTCGCTGTACACGGTCGGCTCGGGCCAAACCTCGATTATTCTGACGCTTCTGGGCTTTGTCGTTGGTTCTGTGTGGGGCGCACATGATTTTGGTTTCTGGCTCCAGCCTGCGTTAGTCGGGCCGACGATTTCGTTGGCCGATACGAGCTGGGGTTATGCCGGCGGTGTGCTGATTCAGTTTCTGATCATCGGCTCCATCGTGGCAGCCACGTGGTTGATCGAACGCCGGTTGGCCCCGCCGCATCGTGCCGAACCACCACACGAGCGTGGTTGGCGGCGAGCCCTTCGCGGTGCTTGGCCGCTCTGGGGCGGTGCGCTTGTGCTTGCAGTTTTGAATGCTGCGACACTCTGGTTGAGCGGCCGGCCGTGGGGCATCACGAGCGCGTTTGCGCTGTGGGGGTCGCAGGCGCTGTCGGCAGTGGGTGGTGATCCTGGTAGTTGGTACTACTGGAGTGAGCCGCACGCAGGCGGTCTAACGACTTCGATCCTGGCCGATCGCACCAGCGTCATGAACATCGGCATCATCGTTGGCGCGATGGCGGCCGCCGCTTGGGGCGGCACATTCCGGATCACGCACGATCTGCCCTGGCGCACGATCGCCGCGCGACTCATCGGCGGCGTGCTGATGGGCTACGGGGCGCGCATCGCGTTCGGCTGTAATATCGGCGCTTATTTTGGCGGTATTGCGTCGCTATCACTGCACGGCTGGTTGTGGGGCATCGTTGGCCTCGGCGGTACGATGGTTGGTTTGAAACTGCGCCCGCTTTTCGGCATGGCTGTCCCGCGCCGGAACGATACGAGTGTCTAA
- the apbC gene encoding iron-sulfur cluster carrier protein ApbC, whose product MSDNIKARIEAVLGNYHEPYLDTDLASARVVRSLEVDGRTAKLEIDLGFACGDYGQQLAEAIRGRIEELNEIDRADVTVGYTIAPRQVQNQLKRLDNISNIIAVASAKGGVGKSTVAANLALAMAADGASVGLLDADIYGPSQPRMMGVADRAKAQNNETIIPNVAHGLQTMSIGYLIDQDSPAILRGPMVTSALQQMLFQTAWDGLDTLIIDLPPGTGDIQLTLSQKVPVSGAVIVTTPQDLSLIDARKGIEMFNKVSVPVLGVIENMSTHVCSNCGHEESIFGAGGGQQLAEQYDVDLIAQLPLDVSIRENADAGQPSVAADPSDRASQAYFQAARRTGARLAQQKKDYAGKFPDIKVEDS is encoded by the coding sequence ATGTCCGACAACATCAAAGCCCGCATTGAAGCCGTGCTCGGGAACTACCACGAGCCTTATTTGGATACCGATCTGGCCTCGGCGCGCGTGGTGCGCAGCCTGGAAGTCGATGGTCGTACAGCCAAGCTCGAAATCGATCTTGGCTTTGCCTGCGGCGACTACGGCCAGCAGTTGGCCGAGGCGATTCGCGGTCGCATCGAAGAACTAAACGAAATTGATCGAGCCGATGTGACAGTGGGCTACACGATCGCCCCGCGGCAGGTTCAAAATCAGCTAAAGCGCCTGGATAACATCTCCAACATCATTGCCGTCGCCTCGGCGAAAGGTGGCGTCGGCAAGTCAACGGTAGCCGCCAATCTGGCACTAGCGATGGCCGCCGATGGGGCGTCGGTCGGCTTGTTGGACGCGGACATCTACGGGCCGAGCCAGCCGCGGATGATGGGTGTGGCTGATCGCGCCAAAGCCCAGAATAACGAAACGATCATTCCCAACGTCGCCCACGGCTTGCAGACCATGTCGATCGGCTATCTGATCGACCAGGATTCGCCAGCGATCCTGCGTGGGCCAATGGTGACGTCGGCGTTGCAGCAGATGTTGTTCCAGACCGCATGGGATGGGCTGGATACTCTCATTATTGATTTGCCGCCAGGTACCGGCGACATCCAGCTCACGCTGTCACAGAAAGTACCGGTCTCGGGAGCGGTGATTGTGACCACGCCGCAGGACCTATCGCTGATCGACGCCCGCAAGGGCATCGAGATGTTCAATAAGGTTAGCGTGCCGGTGCTCGGCGTAATCGAGAACATGAGTACCCACGTGTGCTCGAACTGTGGCCACGAAGAATCCATCTTCGGTGCCGGTGGCGGCCAGCAACTTGCCGAGCAGTACGACGTTGATCTGATCGCTCAACTGCCGCTCGATGTCTCGATCCGTGAAAACGCCGATGCCGGTCAGCCTAGCGTGGCGGCCGATCCATCAGATCGTGCCAGCCAGGCCTATTTCCAGGCCGCACGCCGCACTGGCGCGCGTTTGGCGCAGCAGAAAAAGGACTATGCCGGGAAGTTTCCCGATATCAAGGTCGAGGATAGCTGA